GGTAACGGCGGCGGTTGCATCGGAATGCCGCATACGAAAGAAGCCGCCATTGGGCGGCTTCTTTTTTTGTGCGTATGTTGCATGCCAGGTGATCTGTCGCGGCTGAAGCCGCTCCTACAGGGGCGTGGCGTGCGCCCTACCAGGCTTTTGTAGGAGCGGCTTCAGCCGCGACACACAGCCAAGGCCACCTGAACCCCGCCGCCGCAGCTAACCTGCAACGACGCGACCGATCGCCGGGTCGCTCATGCTCGGGCGGCCGGTCTCGATATGCCCGGCCAGGCGCCGCCGCCACTGCGGCATGGCCTCGCTCGCGATCTCCAGGTCGTACCAGTGGTGCTGGGCCTGCAGCGGGAAGCGCAGCACCTGGTGCGCGCCGGCGGCCAGTTCCTGCATCTGTTCCGCTCCGCCACGGTAGCTGTCGCGGATGCGCAGCCGGCACGCCTGTGTGCCGGCATTGCGCAGCTCCAGCAGCAGGCATTGCGTGGTCGCCTCGTAGTCGGCCTCGGCCTGCAGTCCGGCGTCGGCTACGCCATCGCCGTGGAATTCACGCAGGAAGCCGTTGGGGCCATGCACGCGCAAGGCATAGCCAGCATCGGCCGCGGCGCCGCGCCATGCGCGCGCATCCTGCAATTCGCTGCACGCCGCCACCGTGTAGAACCACGGGCCGGCACCACCGCCATCGGCGTAGGCATTCAGGGCGACGCCGACGGCGCCGCGATTGACCATCCGCAACGCCGTGCCCTGCGCTCCGGGCTGCAGGCGCACGTCGAAATCGTAGGGTAGCGCGCGCGCCGGGCGCTGTCCGGGCTCCTGCACCGGCAGCGCCTGCTGCGCGGGCCGTTGCGGCAGCGGCAAGGCCGCGGTCGCGTCGACACGGGCGATGAAATCGCGCGTGTCCGGCAGGGCGACGCGGGCGTCGTCGTGGCCGGCGAAATCCAGCGCCGAGGTTAGGTCGCCGGCGATCGCGCGGCGCCACGGGCCGATGTTGGGTTCGGCGACGCCGAAGCGGCGCTCCAGGAAACGGATCACCGAGGTGTGGTCGAACACCTGCGAATCGACCCAGCCGCCGCGGCTCCACGGCGACACCACCAGCATCGGCACGCGCGGACCGAGGCCGACCGGAACGCCGTGGTAGTTCTCGCCGCGCAGATCCACGTTGCTGGCGCCGATGGCCGGATCGGTCGCCGGCAGCGCCGGCGGCACGTGGTCGAAGAAGCCGTCGTTCTCGTCGTAGTTGATCAGGAACACGGTCTTGGACCAGACCTCCGGCGAGGCCGCCAGCGTCTCCAGCAGGCGCGCGCTCAGCGATTCGCCATACGCCGGCGTGCCCTGCGGATGCTCGCTGAGCAGGTACGGCGCCACGATCCACGACACCTGCGGCAGCTTGCCGCTGCGCACGTCGCGTTCGAACGCAGCGACCAGATGCTCGCCGCGCGAGGCCTTGGCGTTGTCGGCGGTGGAACCCGGCACGATCGCGCGACCGCGCTGGTAGAGGGGCGAGCTGCGGTCGAGATTGCGGAAATTGGCGAAGTACGGGTGGCTGTTGTCGCCGTAGTTGTCGAATTCCTGGTAGACCTGCCAGCTGACCCCGGCCTGCTGCAGGCGCTCGGAATAGGTGGTCCACGTGTAGCCGGGGAACGCCTGATTGTCGCGCGCCATGTCGCCGGTCCAGTTGCCGTCGTCGCGGTTGTTCACCGCCTGCTCGCCGTCGTTGCCCACGTCCAGGCCGCTGGTGCCGGTGAACATGTACATGCGGTTGGGATTGGTCGGGCCGAACAGCGAGGCGTGGTAGCCGTCGCAGATGGTGAAGGCGTCGGCCAGCGCGTAGTAGAACGGCAGGTCCTCGCGCTGGAAGTGGCCCATGGTCATCGCCGTCTTCTGCGCGATCCACGCGTCGTGGTGTTTCCAGGTCTCGTGCGAGCCCTTCCAGTGGTGGTCCAGGCCCTCCATCGACTGCGCGCTGCTGGTCTGGCCGTTCAGGCGGAACGGCAACACGTAGCGATCGCCGGCGCCGGCCTCGGGCTGGTACCAGACCGGGCGGCCGCTGGGCAGGCGCAAAGGCCTTGGATCGCCGAAGCCGCGCACGCCGCGCAGGCACCCGAAGTAATGATCGAACGAGCGGTTCTCCTGCATCAGGATCACCACGTGCTGCACGTCCTGCACGGTGCCGGTGACCCGCGCCGGCGGCACCGCCAGCGCGCTGCGGATCGCGCCGGGCAACAGCGGCATGACCGCCCCCGCGCCGAGGGCCAGGGATGCACTGGCGAGGAAACGGCGACGACTGTGTTCGACCATGGGGGGAGAGACCGGCAACGAGCATGCGCTCATGAGCCTGCCAGCGTAGCCGCGGCGGATGAAGCGGGTTTGACAGCACGCCTCGCGGATCAGACGAGCAGGTCCGACCAACTGCGTGAGCGAGCGTGGCGAATACATGCTTCCATTCGTCGTGGCGCCCTGACGACCATCTTCGCTACGGCAGGACGGCGGTCTCGGCAAGGCGGTGCGGGCACGCCAGTGCATTCCCCCTTCTGATCGCTACCGCGTGGCGGCCGATCGAAAATCGAATCAGCGGCCACGCGTGGGTACCGCTGCATGCGACAGGAGCGGAGCGGGTGCCCCGCTCCTGCGCAAGCCCGCCTCAGCCCTGGATGAAGGCCAGCAGGTCGGGGTTGATCACATCGGCGTGGGTCGTGCACATGCCGTGCGGATAGCCCGGGTAGACCTTCAGCGAGCCGTTCTTCAGCAGCTTGGCCGAGAGCAGGCCGGAGTCGGCGATCGGCACCACCTGATCGTCGTCGCCGTGCATCACCAGGGTGGGCACGTCCATTGCTTTCAGGTCTTCGGTGAAGTCGGTTTCCGAGAACGCCTTGATCCCTTCGTAGTGCGGCTTGGCGCCGCCGAGCATGCCCTGCCGCCACCAGTTCTGGATCGCGCCCTGCGAGACCTGGGCGCCCGGACGGTTGAAGCCATAGAACGGGCCGCTGGCGAAGTCGAGATAGAACTGCGCGCGGTTGGCGGCGAGCCCGCCACGGATGCCGTCGAACACCTCCATCGGCAGTCCGCCCGGGTTGGCCGCGGTCTTGAGCATGATCGGCGGCACGGAACTGATCAGCACCGCCTTGGCCACGCGGCCCTTGCCATGCGCGACGACATAGCGCGCCACTTCGCCGCCGCCGGTCGAATGGCCGATGTGCACCGCATTGCGCAGGTCCAGATGTTCGACGACGGCGGCCACGTCGGCGGCGTAATGCTCCATGTCGTGGCCGTCGCTGACCTGGCTGGAACGGCCGTGGCCTCGCCGGTCGTGCGCGACGACGCGGAAGCCCTTGCCGAGGAAGTACAGCATTTGCGCATCCCAGTCGTCGCTCGACAGCGGCCAGCCATGGTGGAAATAGATCGGCTGGGCCGTCTTGGGGCCCCAATCCTTGAAGAAGATCTCGACGCCGTCGTTGGTGGTGATCGTGCTCATCGGTTTGCCTTTGTTGGGTGAGGGGTGAAGTGCAGACACAGACTAGGGATTCGGGCGGCACGCGGAAATCCTACGCTCGGCTTGCCGCCTCATACGAAGGTGTGGGTCGCGGCTATGACGCGCCGTTGCCGGCGAGCGCGCTGGCCAGGCAATGGGCGATGCGGTCGCCATCGACCGGCTTGTCGAGGAACGCGCAGGCGCCGCGCGCCATGACCCGGGTGCGGACCGTCTCGGCGGGGAACGCGGTCATGAAGATCATCGGGAAGCTGCGGCCGCGCGCGAGCAATTCGGCCTGCAGTTGCTCGCCGCTCATCCGCGGCATCTGCATGTCGGCGATCAGGCAATCCGGATCGGCGCGCTCCCGCTCGTCCAGGAACTCGGTGGCCGAGCCGTAGCTTCGGATCGCGTAGCCGAACGAGCGCAACAGACTGGACAAGGAGGCCCTCACCCCTTCGTCGTCGTCGATGATCGCGATTACGGCAGCCTGGCTATCCACGGGGGTCCTTCGCACCGCGTGTCGCACGTCAAGTGCGTCCGGTGCGCGGCCGATGCCCCTTTGTCCCATTTCGCCGGTGCGGCGAAAATCATACACAGGTTTGCCCGTGACCCTCAGGGTCGGGAAACCCCAAGCGTTTCGGCGCTGCGCACCAGGTCGGCGAGCGAGCGCACGCCCATCTTGCGCATGACGTTGCCGCGATGGATCTTCACCGTGATCTCGCTCAGGCCCAGCTCGCCGGCGACCTGCTTGTTCATCAGCCCGGACACCACCAACGCCAGCACCTCGCGCTCGCGCGGCGTCAGCGTGGCGTACCTGGCGTGCAGCGCCTGCACCGCGCAGCTGGCCACGCGCCGCTGCCGGTCGCGCTCGATCGCCGCGCTGACCGCATCCAGCATGTCCTGGTCGCGGAACGGCTTGGACAGGAAATCGACCGCGCCGGCCTTCATCGCCCGCACCGTCATCGGGATGTCGCCATGGCCGGTCATGAACACGATCGGCAGGTGGATGCCGTTGCGCGCGAGCTGGTCCTGGAAGTCCAGGCCGCTGATGCCAGGCAGCCGCACGTCGAGCACGATGCATCCGCACACGTCCGCCAGCGCCGCCTGCAGCAGCTCCGCCGGGGAGGCGAAGATCCGCGTGCGCAGGCCGATCGAGCGCAACAGGCTGTCGAGCGAATCGCGCACCGCCGCATCGTCGTCCACGACCACCACCACGGGCGGGCCGGGCGCGGCGGCGTGCGTCGGCGCTTGCCCGCTCATGCCTGCGGAGCGCCGAGCATTGCCGCCAACAGCAGCCGGAAGGTCGCGCCCTGGCCGGGCGCGCTTTCCACCGACAAGTGCCCGCCATGCGCTTCGGCGGTGGTCCTGCAGATCGCCAGGCCCATGCCCATGCCCTGCTGTTTGGTGGTGAAGAACGGATCGAACAGGCGCTGCAGATGCTCCGCGGCGATACCCGGGCCGGTGTCGGCGACCGTGATTGCGAGCGTGTCGTGCGCGTCGCGCATCGCGCGAATGCGCAACACGCGCGGCGCGGACTGGCCGGCCATCGCCTGACTGGCGTTGACCATCAGATTGACCAGCACCTGCTGCAGCTGGATACGGTCGCCGACCACGGCCGGTAGATCCGGCTGCAGGTCCACCTGCAACGCCACCTGGCCGCGCGCGAACTCGTGCTCCACCAGGCGCACCGCATCCTCGACCAGCGCGGCGGCGCTCAGCGCGTCGCGCTTCATCGGCGCCTTGCTCAGAAAATCGCGGACGCCCCTGACGATCTCGCTGGCGCGGCGCCCTTCGGCAATGATGCGGCCGAGGGCGGCATCCACTTCGTACAGGTCGGGCACGTCGCGATGCAGCCAGCGCATCGCCGCCTCGCCGTTGGTCACCACCGCCATCAGCGGTTGGTTGACCTCGTGCGCGATCGACGCGGTCAGTTCGCCCAGCGTCGCCACCCGCGCGGCATGCGCCAGTTCCACCTGCGCCGTCAGCAGCGCGCGTTGCGCCTGCTTGCGTTCCGAATGGTCCACCACGAACACCAGCACGCAACCGTCGTCGTCCGGGCCGGGGAAGGTGATGGTGAAAAGCACCGGAATGCGGCGTCCATCGGCGCGGACGATCTCGGTCTCGCCCTCGTGGAAGGCATCGCCCGCGACGAACGCGGCCAGGGCCGCGGCGAAGCTGCGTTCGCCTTCGCCCAGCAGGTCGTCGAGCGAGCTGCGCGCATGCAGCGCGGCGTCGCCGCCGACCATGGACAGGAACGCCGGGTTCAGCCCGTCGATCCTGGTCAGCCGGCGCGCGCGTTCGACGAAGTCCGGGTGATCGGCAAGATAGGCGTTCAGCGCCGCGGTGTCGTGCAGCCCAAGCGCGGCCAGCTCGGCCCGCAGCGCGGTCCAGTCCTGCTGCGCGACACCGATGCGGCTGGCATCGAACATCCGCCGGTAGCGGCGCTCGCTCTGCACCAGCGCCGCATAGGCGGCCTTGCGCTCGGTGACGTCGGTATGCGTCTCCAGCACGCCCATCGGCGCTTCGTGGGGATCGCGCTGCAGCACCCAGCGGCTCTCCACGACCAGCGTGGCGCCGGCCCTGGTGCGCTGCTCGAGCACGCCGTTCCAGGCGCCTGCGTCCAGCAGCATGGCCTCGATCGCCTGCCGCTGGATCGGATAGCGGGTATCGAGCAGGTCGTCCGCGACCCGGCCGAGCGCCTGCTGCGCCGACCAGCCATACACCTCCTCGGCGGTGCGGTTCCAGAAGGTGATCACGCCGAAGCGATCGCGCACGAAGATCATGTCGTGCGACAGGTCCAGCAAGGTGGCCTGGGCGCACAGCGCCTTCATCGCCTTCTGGTTCTGCAGCAGCAGCACCGCGGTGGTCGCGATCGCCGCCAGGCTGACGATGGCGCGCAAGGTCTGCGAGCCGACCTGCGCGACGCCGTGCGTGTCCACATAGGTGGCGATGGTGAGGGCGGCACCGCTCAGCGCGGTCACCACCATGTCGCTGCGCCGCGCGGTGCGCGCCACCAGCAGCAGGGCGACGACGTACAGCACCGCGATGGCGCCTTCGAGCGCGGTGAAGGTATCGACCACGAAGATGGCGCACATCAGCAGCCCCGCCACCAGCCGCAACGCCAGCCGGCGCCGGCCGGCGCCCGCGCAGGCCCACGTCGCGGCGTCCCATCGCAATGGCGAAAGCGCGAAGCGCTGCTTGCGAGAGGGGGTGAACAAGGAGTGCCTCCGGGGATGGGAACGCGCGCGCGACCGCGCAGGCGACCACGGCCAAGCGCCCTGGCCAACGCGGTACCTGCGGCAACAGGCACGGTAGGACCTGCTTCGCGCGGCGTCTTGGATGCCGTTGCCTTATCTGCGGACCAGCGGCCGCCTGGCTGCGAG
This sequence is a window from Xanthomonas sp. CFBP 8443. Protein-coding genes within it:
- a CDS encoding phospholipase C, phosphocholine-specific; the protein is MPLLPGAIRSALAVPPARVTGTVQDVQHVVILMQENRSFDHYFGCLRGVRGFGDPRPLRLPSGRPVWYQPEAGAGDRYVLPFRLNGQTSSAQSMEGLDHHWKGSHETWKHHDAWIAQKTAMTMGHFQREDLPFYYALADAFTICDGYHASLFGPTNPNRMYMFTGTSGLDVGNDGEQAVNNRDDGNWTGDMARDNQAFPGYTWTTYSERLQQAGVSWQVYQEFDNYGDNSHPYFANFRNLDRSSPLYQRGRAIVPGSTADNAKASRGEHLVAAFERDVRSGKLPQVSWIVAPYLLSEHPQGTPAYGESLSARLLETLAASPEVWSKTVFLINYDENDGFFDHVPPALPATDPAIGASNVDLRGENYHGVPVGLGPRVPMLVVSPWSRGGWVDSQVFDHTSVIRFLERRFGVAEPNIGPWRRAIAGDLTSALDFAGHDDARVALPDTRDFIARVDATAALPLPQRPAQQALPVQEPGQRPARALPYDFDVRLQPGAQGTALRMVNRGAVGVALNAYADGGGAGPWFYTVAACSELQDARAWRGAAADAGYALRVHGPNGFLREFHGDGVADAGLQAEADYEATTQCLLLELRNAGTQACRLRIRDSYRGGAEQMQELAAGAHQVLRFPLQAQHHWYDLEIASEAMPQWRRRLAGHIETGRPSMSDPAIGRVVAG
- a CDS encoding alpha/beta hydrolase; translated protein: MSTITTNDGVEIFFKDWGPKTAQPIYFHHGWPLSSDDWDAQMLYFLGKGFRVVAHDRRGHGRSSQVSDGHDMEHYAADVAAVVEHLDLRNAVHIGHSTGGGEVARYVVAHGKGRVAKAVLISSVPPIMLKTAANPGGLPMEVFDGIRGGLAANRAQFYLDFASGPFYGFNRPGAQVSQGAIQNWWRQGMLGGAKPHYEGIKAFSETDFTEDLKAMDVPTLVMHGDDDQVVPIADSGLLSAKLLKNGSLKVYPGYPHGMCTTHADVINPDLLAFIQG
- a CDS encoding response regulator, which produces MSSLLRSFGYAIRSYGSATEFLDERERADPDCLIADMQMPRMSGEQLQAELLARGRSFPMIFMTAFPAETVRTRVMARGACAFLDKPVDGDRIAHCLASALAGNGAS
- a CDS encoding response regulator transcription factor, which encodes MSGQAPTHAAAPGPPVVVVVDDDAAVRDSLDSLLRSIGLRTRIFASPAELLQAALADVCGCIVLDVRLPGISGLDFQDQLARNGIHLPIVFMTGHGDIPMTVRAMKAGAVDFLSKPFRDQDMLDAVSAAIERDRQRRVASCAVQALHARYATLTPREREVLALVVSGLMNKQVAGELGLSEITVKIHRGNVMRKMGVRSLADLVRSAETLGVSRP
- a CDS encoding ATP-binding protein; its protein translation is MFTPSRKQRFALSPLRWDAATWACAGAGRRRLALRLVAGLLMCAIFVVDTFTALEGAIAVLYVVALLLVARTARRSDMVVTALSGAALTIATYVDTHGVAQVGSQTLRAIVSLAAIATTAVLLLQNQKAMKALCAQATLLDLSHDMIFVRDRFGVITFWNRTAEEVYGWSAQQALGRVADDLLDTRYPIQRQAIEAMLLDAGAWNGVLEQRTRAGATLVVESRWVLQRDPHEAPMGVLETHTDVTERKAAYAALVQSERRYRRMFDASRIGVAQQDWTALRAELAALGLHDTAALNAYLADHPDFVERARRLTRIDGLNPAFLSMVGGDAALHARSSLDDLLGEGERSFAAALAAFVAGDAFHEGETEIVRADGRRIPVLFTITFPGPDDDGCVLVFVVDHSERKQAQRALLTAQVELAHAARVATLGELTASIAHEVNQPLMAVVTNGEAAMRWLHRDVPDLYEVDAALGRIIAEGRRASEIVRGVRDFLSKAPMKRDALSAAALVEDAVRLVEHEFARGQVALQVDLQPDLPAVVGDRIQLQQVLVNLMVNASQAMAGQSAPRVLRIRAMRDAHDTLAITVADTGPGIAAEHLQRLFDPFFTTKQQGMGMGLAICRTTAEAHGGHLSVESAPGQGATFRLLLAAMLGAPQA